One region of Baekduia soli genomic DNA includes:
- a CDS encoding NUDIX domain-containing protein, with protein MTDGRLEVTASRVVYENRWMRLREDRTRLPDGSPGLYAVVEKAPAAVIIAREPGHLWLVSQYRHPVGERFWELPQGAWDDRDDAAPEDVARGELAEETGLRAGTVTRLGRLFFAYGISDQRFDVWLAEDLTQGPRDLEPTEQGLQTARFTAAEVDAMLLDGRIADSASVAALGLLALRDR; from the coding sequence ATGACGGACGGGCGGCTGGAGGTCACCGCCAGCCGTGTGGTCTACGAGAACCGGTGGATGCGCCTGCGCGAGGACCGCACGCGGCTGCCCGACGGCTCGCCCGGCCTGTACGCCGTCGTCGAGAAGGCGCCGGCGGCCGTGATCATCGCCCGCGAGCCCGGGCACCTCTGGCTCGTGTCGCAGTACCGCCACCCGGTCGGCGAGCGGTTCTGGGAGCTGCCGCAGGGCGCGTGGGACGACCGGGACGACGCCGCGCCGGAGGACGTCGCGCGGGGCGAGCTGGCCGAGGAGACCGGCCTGCGCGCGGGCACGGTCACCCGCCTGGGACGCCTCTTCTTCGCCTACGGGATCTCCGACCAGCGCTTCGACGTCTGGCTCGCCGAGGACCTCACCCAGGGCCCGCGCGACCTCGAGCCCACCGAGCAGGGGCTGCAGACCGCGCGCTTCACCGCCGCGGAGGTCGACGCGATGCTCCTGGACGGGCGGATCGCCGACAGCGCGTCGGTCGCCGCGCTCGGGCTGCTGGCGCTGCGCGACCGCTAG
- the mobA gene encoding molybdenum cofactor guanylyltransferase: protein MGGEKAVVELEGRPLVRYALDALREVCDDVAVVAKRETLLPVLGGLAEVWIEPGEPRHPLTGVVHALRQAAGRPVLVVAGDLPCLDGSTLRAIASADPQGAAVVAPRVHDRLQPLCALYLPAALGALEGFDPGGRATDLVRSIGVRELAGLDPAAFLNMNRPEDLIQAAVWLSRRPARPAVRPRGR, encoded by the coding sequence ATGGGGGGCGAGAAGGCGGTCGTCGAGCTCGAGGGGCGCCCGCTGGTGCGCTACGCGCTCGACGCGCTGCGCGAGGTCTGCGACGACGTCGCCGTCGTGGCCAAGCGCGAGACGCTGCTGCCCGTGCTCGGCGGCCTGGCGGAGGTGTGGATCGAGCCCGGCGAGCCGCGCCACCCGCTGACCGGCGTCGTGCACGCCCTCCGCCAGGCGGCGGGCCGGCCGGTGCTGGTCGTCGCCGGCGACCTGCCGTGCCTGGACGGCTCGACGCTGCGGGCCATCGCGTCCGCCGACCCCCAGGGCGCCGCCGTCGTGGCGCCCCGCGTCCACGACCGCCTGCAGCCGCTCTGCGCGCTCTACCTCCCGGCGGCCCTGGGCGCCCTGGAGGGCTTCGACCCCGGCGGGCGCGCCACCGACCTGGTGCGGTCGATCGGCGTGCGCGAGCTGGCCGGGCTGGACCCCGCCGCGTTCCTGAACATGAACCGCCCGGAGGACCTCATCCAGGCCGCGGTGTGGCTCAGCCGCCGTCCGGCGCGTCCGGCGGTGCGCCCCCGCGGGCGATGA
- a CDS encoding PilZ domain-containing protein, giving the protein MEALLERDQPVEIVLDGGWQVSARVAAVGPDFVDLGPAGRPLMLPGQLLWCGATVSWRTRIGVAHRHGVLVPRDDGRLRLTPVGDPLRVQRRRFVRVPADLSTAVIASDGRVVTRTQDLSLGGMLLAPADTLALDERVRFALDLGALTISGDGLVVRGTTEGARAVQFSDVQGRVERALSRYVARRQRELIARGGAPPDAPDGG; this is encoded by the coding sequence GTGGAGGCCCTGCTGGAGCGTGACCAGCCCGTCGAGATCGTCCTCGACGGCGGCTGGCAGGTCTCCGCCCGCGTGGCTGCCGTGGGGCCCGACTTCGTCGACCTCGGTCCCGCCGGCCGGCCGCTCATGCTCCCCGGCCAGCTCCTGTGGTGCGGCGCGACGGTGTCCTGGCGCACGCGCATCGGCGTCGCCCACCGCCACGGCGTCCTGGTCCCCCGGGACGACGGCCGGCTGCGCCTGACGCCCGTCGGGGACCCCCTGCGGGTCCAGCGCCGGCGCTTCGTCCGCGTGCCCGCCGACCTGTCCACGGCGGTCATCGCCTCCGACGGCCGCGTCGTCACGCGCACGCAGGACCTCAGCCTGGGCGGCATGCTCCTCGCGCCCGCCGACACGCTCGCGCTCGACGAGCGCGTCCGCTTCGCGCTGGACCTCGGCGCGCTGACCATCAGCGGCGACGGGCTCGTGGTGCGCGGGACCACCGAGGGCGCCCGTGCCGTGCAGTTCTCCGACGTCCAGGGCCGCGTCGAGCGGGCCCTGTCGCGCTACGTCGCCCGGCGCCAGCGCGAGCTCATCGCCCGCGGGGGCGCACCGCCGGACGCGCCGGACGGCGGCTGA
- the moaA gene encoding GTP 3',8-cyclase MoaA, giving the protein MARDPLRDGHGRTISDVRVSVTDRCNFRCQYCMPAEGLPWLDRSEVLRFEEIERIVALLATMGVDELRLTGGEPLVRRDFPTLAAALVAVDGLREVSVTTNGFLLERDAEALVRAGVDRFNVSIDSLQADRFFALTRRDAMDRVLRGLAHLATFPEAHPIKVNAVAMRGFTEDEILPFAAFAREHPYEVRFIEYMPLDGDRSWKPEQVLTGEEIRAAIHVVHPLEPEPREPHATARVYRFADGQGRIGFINPVSEPFCGDCNRIRLTSDGRLRTCLFSLNETDLRGPLRAGATDDDLEQIVRDAVWAKELKHHVNDPGFVQPRRTMSAIGG; this is encoded by the coding sequence ATGGCGCGCGATCCGCTCCGGGACGGCCACGGCCGGACCATCTCCGACGTGCGGGTGTCCGTCACCGACCGCTGCAACTTCCGCTGCCAGTACTGCATGCCCGCCGAGGGACTGCCCTGGCTCGACCGCTCCGAGGTCCTCCGCTTCGAGGAGATCGAGCGGATCGTCGCGCTGCTGGCGACGATGGGCGTCGACGAGCTGCGCCTGACCGGCGGCGAGCCGCTCGTGCGGCGCGACTTCCCGACCCTGGCCGCGGCGCTGGTCGCCGTCGACGGGCTGCGCGAGGTGAGCGTCACCACCAACGGCTTCCTGCTCGAGCGCGACGCCGAGGCCCTCGTGCGTGCCGGCGTCGACCGCTTCAACGTCTCGATCGACTCGCTGCAGGCCGACCGCTTCTTCGCGCTGACCCGACGCGACGCGATGGATCGCGTGCTGCGTGGCCTGGCCCACCTCGCGACGTTCCCCGAGGCCCATCCGATCAAGGTCAACGCGGTCGCGATGCGCGGGTTCACCGAGGACGAGATCCTGCCGTTCGCGGCCTTCGCGCGCGAGCACCCCTACGAGGTGCGCTTCATCGAGTACATGCCGCTCGACGGCGACCGCTCCTGGAAGCCCGAGCAGGTCCTCACGGGCGAGGAGATCCGCGCCGCCATCCACGTGGTCCACCCGCTGGAGCCCGAGCCGCGCGAGCCCCACGCGACCGCCCGGGTCTACCGCTTCGCCGACGGACAGGGGCGCATCGGGTTCATCAACCCCGTGTCCGAGCCGTTCTGCGGCGACTGCAACCGCATCCGCCTGACCTCCGACGGCCGCCTGCGGACCTGCCTGTTCAGCCTGAACGAGACCGACCTGCGGGGTCCGCTGCGCGCGGGAGCCACCGACGACGACCTCGAGCAGATCGTCCGCGACGCGGTGTGGGCCAAGGAGCTCAAGCACCACGTCAACGACCCCGGGTTCGTGCAGCCCCGGCGCACGATGTCGGCGATCGGCGGCTAG
- a CDS encoding nuclear transport factor 2 family protein yields the protein MPRRRTTTALAVLALSAVAGGCGADHEGPTDEQQIRAVVARFAIASRGKDYQTICDDVLSSDLVRKIESVGLPCESALQRGLSGVRDPRLEIRQVSVIGSRALVAVHSTATGEPPSDDAIQLVRINGQWRIASLAAPEASTTTPSSGRTPTGTTPTSATGTPTATTTAPRTTSSTSTTRTSTTRTATPPTATTG from the coding sequence GTGCCCCGCAGACGGACGACGACGGCTCTGGCGGTGCTCGCGCTGTCGGCGGTGGCCGGCGGCTGCGGCGCCGACCACGAGGGCCCGACCGACGAGCAGCAGATCCGCGCGGTCGTCGCGCGCTTCGCCATCGCCAGCCGCGGCAAGGACTACCAGACGATCTGCGACGACGTGCTGTCCTCCGACCTGGTCCGCAAGATCGAGAGCGTCGGCCTGCCGTGCGAGTCGGCGCTGCAGCGCGGCCTGTCGGGCGTGCGCGACCCGCGCCTGGAGATCCGCCAGGTGTCGGTGATCGGGTCGCGGGCCCTGGTGGCCGTGCACTCCACCGCGACCGGCGAGCCGCCGTCCGACGACGCGATCCAGCTCGTGCGGATCAACGGCCAGTGGCGGATCGCGTCGCTCGCCGCCCCCGAGGCCTCCACGACGACCCCCTCCTCGGGCCGCACGCCGACGGGCACGACCCCGACGTCGGCCACCGGCACGCCGACGGCGACGACGACCGCGCCGAGGACCACCTCCTCGACGTCGACGACGCGGACGTCGACCACGCGCACGGCGACGCCGCCGACCGCGACGACGGGCTAG
- a CDS encoding uracil-DNA glycosylase, whose product MCETCTQLVPGEGPAGAAIVVLGEAPGAREDAEGRPFVGPAGKLLDGLLAEAGMARDEVFITNVVKARPPGNRDPRAPEVAHHRPWLEAQLELIAPALLVPLGRHALAHVAPGAKIGEVHGTVLETPERRVFPLYHPAAALHNPGLRQTLVADARALGRALD is encoded by the coding sequence GTGTGCGAGACCTGCACGCAGCTCGTGCCGGGCGAGGGCCCGGCCGGGGCGGCGATCGTCGTCCTGGGCGAGGCCCCCGGCGCGCGCGAGGACGCCGAGGGCCGGCCGTTCGTGGGCCCGGCGGGCAAGCTGCTGGACGGGCTGCTGGCCGAGGCGGGGATGGCCCGCGACGAGGTCTTCATCACCAACGTGGTGAAGGCGCGGCCCCCGGGCAACCGCGACCCACGCGCCCCCGAGGTGGCCCACCACCGCCCGTGGCTCGAGGCCCAGCTCGAGCTCATCGCGCCCGCGCTGCTCGTGCCGCTGGGGCGCCACGCGCTGGCGCACGTCGCACCCGGCGCGAAGATCGGCGAGGTGCACGGGACCGTCCTGGAGACCCCGGAGCGACGCGTGTTCCCGCTCTACCACCCGGCCGCGGCGCTGCACAACCCGGGGCTGCGCCAGACGCTCGTGGCCGACGCCCGGGCGCTCGGACGCGCGCTGGACTAG
- a CDS encoding LLM class flavin-dependent oxidoreductase, whose product MAPTARRGIFVAPFDELADPRRLAGLTARAEDLGWDGFFLWDHIVYSAPTSAVLDPWVVLGAMAQVTERIELGPMVTPLSRRRIHKLARETATLDVLSGGRLILGVGLGSDRHGELAPFGEVHDPREQARLLDDGLDALVRYWDGEFDPRPVRRPPVWCAATWPNRRPLARAARWDGLFPVGVPEPDALAELVADVSAQRAAAGRDPQRFDVAITVPPGQDPAPWVAAGATWTLTEFDGRPRLAAVEAALEAGPRG is encoded by the coding sequence ATGGCCCCCACCGCCCGCCGCGGCATCTTCGTGGCGCCGTTCGACGAGCTCGCCGATCCCCGTCGGCTGGCCGGCCTGACCGCCCGCGCCGAGGATCTCGGCTGGGACGGCTTCTTCCTGTGGGACCACATCGTCTACTCCGCGCCGACCAGCGCGGTCCTCGACCCCTGGGTCGTGCTCGGCGCCATGGCCCAGGTCACCGAGCGCATCGAGCTCGGGCCGATGGTCACGCCGCTCTCGAGGCGGCGCATCCACAAGCTGGCGCGCGAGACCGCGACCCTCGACGTGCTCAGCGGCGGGCGGCTCATCCTCGGCGTGGGCCTGGGGAGCGACCGCCACGGCGAGCTGGCGCCGTTCGGCGAGGTCCACGACCCGCGCGAGCAGGCCCGCCTCCTCGACGACGGGCTGGACGCGCTCGTGCGCTACTGGGACGGCGAGTTCGACCCGCGGCCGGTCCGGCGCCCGCCCGTGTGGTGCGCCGCCACGTGGCCCAACCGTCGCCCGCTGGCCCGCGCAGCGCGATGGGACGGGCTGTTCCCGGTGGGCGTGCCCGAGCCCGACGCCCTCGCCGAGCTCGTCGCCGACGTCTCGGCGCAGCGGGCGGCCGCGGGCCGCGATCCGCAGCGCTTCGACGTCGCGATCACGGTCCCGCCGGGACAGGACCCCGCACCGTGGGTGGCGGCGGGCGCGACGTGGACGCTGACGGAGTTCGACGGCCGCCCGCGCCTGGCCGCGGTGGAGGCCGCCCTCGAGGCCGGGCCGCGGGGATGA
- a CDS encoding alpha/beta fold hydrolase, protein MDPPATTLRRARRTAALLLAAAGAVAGCGGGGGAPAPTATSAGARPSRPVLQAPAPRLRPAACPALRGFDCSRLRVSLHRRGPRAGDPRHLTLAVAVQRVARAPHGDLVLLTGGPGQPGRPFAPRMAQRLGTARAGYRLVMLDQRGTGAGALRCPELQVAAGTSDLAVAPRAAVAACGRALGVRRDAFATADTVDDLEVLRVALGARRLVLGGVSYGTLVAERYALAHPDRVRGLVLDSVIPQEGAELLERVPLRATARVLRAVCAARTRPCRSDPAADLAAVVARRPALGPPILDALTELSVGVPRLGRVPALLHAALAGDTAPLRRLLAAVRREEAAPAGVLSQGLHAATLCADSPAPWGSPAATPAQRARALARVRATLARAQTAPFPPSTALGQGLLQTCRW, encoded by the coding sequence GTGGATCCTCCTGCGACGACCCTGAGGCGGGCGCGCCGCACGGCCGCGCTCCTGCTGGCCGCGGCCGGCGCGGTCGCCGGCTGCGGAGGCGGCGGCGGGGCGCCCGCGCCCACGGCGACCTCCGCGGGCGCCCGGCCGTCGCGCCCGGTCCTGCAGGCGCCGGCGCCGCGCCTGCGGCCGGCCGCCTGCCCGGCGCTGCGGGGCTTCGACTGCTCGAGACTGCGGGTGTCGCTGCATCGGCGCGGCCCGCGGGCCGGCGACCCGCGGCACCTGACGCTGGCGGTCGCCGTCCAGCGCGTGGCGCGGGCGCCCCACGGCGACCTCGTCCTGCTCACGGGCGGCCCGGGCCAGCCCGGGCGGCCGTTCGCCCCGCGGATGGCGCAGCGGCTGGGCACCGCACGGGCGGGCTACCGGCTCGTCATGCTCGACCAGCGCGGCACGGGCGCCGGCGCGCTGCGCTGCCCGGAGCTGCAGGTCGCCGCGGGCACGTCGGACCTCGCGGTGGCGCCCCGGGCCGCCGTCGCCGCCTGCGGTCGCGCCCTCGGCGTCCGGCGCGACGCGTTCGCCACCGCCGACACCGTCGACGACCTCGAGGTCCTGCGCGTCGCGCTGGGCGCGCGGCGCCTCGTGCTCGGCGGGGTCTCCTACGGCACGCTGGTCGCCGAGCGCTACGCGCTGGCCCATCCCGACCGGGTGCGCGGGCTCGTCCTGGACTCCGTCATCCCGCAGGAGGGCGCCGAGCTGCTGGAGCGCGTGCCGCTGCGCGCAACCGCGCGCGTGCTGAGGGCCGTGTGCGCGGCGAGGACCCGGCCGTGCCGTTCGGACCCCGCCGCCGACCTGGCCGCCGTCGTGGCGCGCCGGCCTGCGCTCGGCCCGCCGATCCTCGACGCGCTGACCGAGCTGAGCGTCGGCGTGCCGCGCCTGGGCCGCGTCCCGGCGCTGCTGCACGCGGCGCTCGCGGGCGACACCGCGCCGCTGCGGCGCCTGCTGGCCGCGGTGCGCCGCGAGGAGGCCGCCCCCGCCGGCGTGCTGAGCCAGGGCCTGCACGCGGCCACGCTGTGCGCCGACAGCCCTGCGCCCTGGGGCAGCCCGGCGGCGACGCCCGCGCAGCGCGCGCGGGCGCTGGCCCGGGTGCGCGCGACGCTGGCACGGGCGCAGACCGCGCCCTTCCCGCCCTCGACCGCGCTGGGCCAGGGCCTGCTGCAGACCTGCCGGTGGTGA
- a CDS encoding GTP-binding protein — MESRTPRDREATAQLLREVAPARLGHEAPGHVIGITGPPGAGKSTLLSALCAAWRRDGRSVAVLAVDPSSRRSGGALLGDRARIAFDAQDRGIFIRSTAAGERLGGLAPATRAAAQALAAAFDVVVIETVGVGQSETEVGEVADTVAVIVQPGSGDALQFLKSGIMEIPDVLVVTKADLGDIALRARRDLSAALRAAGSRDTRVVAVSSVSPVSGIDELVAALDAHREGLDVAARRAAARRGSALADFVVEHGERGLRTIGGRRAARALLDAADPGADVPALIALLEDRL; from the coding sequence GTGGAGAGCCGCACCCCGCGCGACCGCGAGGCCACCGCGCAGCTCCTGCGCGAGGTCGCCCCGGCGCGCCTGGGCCACGAGGCCCCGGGCCACGTCATCGGGATCACCGGACCGCCCGGCGCGGGCAAGTCCACCCTGCTCAGCGCCCTGTGCGCGGCCTGGCGGCGCGACGGGCGCAGCGTCGCGGTGCTTGCGGTCGACCCGTCGTCGCGGCGCTCGGGCGGCGCGCTGCTGGGCGACCGCGCACGCATCGCCTTCGACGCACAGGACCGCGGGATCTTCATCCGCTCGACCGCCGCGGGCGAGCGGCTCGGCGGCCTGGCCCCCGCCACCCGCGCGGCGGCGCAGGCGCTGGCCGCCGCGTTCGACGTGGTGGTCATCGAGACCGTCGGCGTCGGCCAGTCCGAGACCGAGGTCGGCGAGGTGGCCGACACCGTCGCGGTCATCGTGCAGCCGGGCTCCGGCGACGCGCTGCAGTTCCTGAAGTCGGGGATCATGGAGATCCCCGACGTGCTCGTCGTCACCAAGGCCGACCTGGGCGACATCGCGCTGCGCGCGCGGCGCGACCTGTCGGCCGCGCTGCGCGCGGCGGGCTCGCGCGACACCCGCGTGGTGGCGGTCTCCTCCGTCTCCCCCGTCTCGGGCATCGACGAGCTCGTGGCGGCGCTCGACGCCCACCGCGAGGGCCTGGACGTCGCCGCCCGGCGTGCCGCGGCCCGCCGTGGCAGCGCGCTGGCCGACTTCGTCGTCGAGCACGGCGAGCGCGGGCTGCGCACGATCGGCGGGCGCCGCGCGGCGCGCGCCCTGCTGGACGCCGCCGACCCCGGGGCCGACGTCCCCGCCCTCATCGCCCTCCTGGAGGACCGCCTGTGA
- a CDS encoding methylmalonyl-CoA mutase family protein: MTHRLPEPDRPWMMRTYAGHSTARKSNELYRSNLAKGQTGLSIAFDLPTQTGYDADHELARGEVGKVGVPVAHKGDMHELLDGIPLDAMNTSMTINATAAWLLALYIGTAEENGVDAAALQGTTQNDIIKEFLARGTYAFPPEPSMRLIADMVAYTVTEVPRWNPINICSYHLQEAGATPVQEIAYSMSNAIAVLDAVGERVGGPGSELMAKVFGRISFFVNAGVRFIEEHAKLRAMSVLWEELGRERYGVGDAKQLRFRYGVQVNSLGLTEAQPENNVQRIVLEALAVTLGRNARARAVQLPAWNEALGLPRPWDQQWSLRIQQVMAYETDLLEYPDIFEGSVVMDGLVAELLEGARAEMAVVAEHGGAVKAVDYMKSSLVDSHRARIRRIEHGEQIVVGMNKYTETNPSPLIDEEGGIMTVDPETEIQQREAVQAWRSGRDAAAVEAALQELRRVAQSDENIMPATIAAAKAGVTTGEWAQALRDTFGEYRAPTGVGEAAAGDRDEDDLGALRDEVERLGEAIGRRPKILVGKPGLDGHSNGAEQIAVRARDIGFDVVYEGIRLTPTQIATSAEHEGVHVIGLSILSGSHRELIPDVVAALQERGVDAPIVVGGIIPTADVAALKAAGVAAVYTPKDFDLGAIMRDIVSLVASRHAAAAGA, encoded by the coding sequence ATGACGCACCGTCTGCCCGAGCCGGACCGCCCGTGGATGATGCGGACCTACGCCGGTCACTCGACCGCGCGGAAGTCCAACGAGCTCTACCGCTCCAACCTCGCCAAGGGCCAGACGGGCCTGTCGATCGCCTTCGACCTGCCCACGCAGACCGGCTACGACGCCGACCACGAGCTCGCGCGCGGCGAGGTGGGCAAGGTCGGCGTGCCGGTCGCCCACAAGGGCGACATGCACGAGCTGCTGGACGGCATCCCGCTCGACGCCATGAACACCTCGATGACCATCAACGCGACGGCGGCCTGGCTGCTGGCGCTGTACATCGGCACGGCGGAGGAGAACGGCGTCGACGCGGCCGCGCTCCAGGGCACCACGCAGAACGACATCATCAAGGAGTTCCTGGCCCGCGGCACCTACGCGTTCCCGCCGGAGCCCTCCATGCGGCTCATCGCCGACATGGTGGCCTACACGGTCACCGAGGTCCCCCGGTGGAACCCCATCAACATCTGCTCCTACCACCTGCAGGAGGCCGGCGCCACGCCGGTGCAGGAGATCGCCTACAGCATGTCCAACGCGATCGCGGTGCTCGACGCCGTGGGCGAGCGGGTCGGCGGCCCGGGCTCGGAGCTCATGGCCAAGGTCTTCGGCCGGATCTCGTTCTTCGTCAACGCGGGCGTGCGGTTCATCGAGGAGCACGCCAAGCTGCGCGCGATGTCCGTGCTGTGGGAGGAGCTGGGCCGCGAGCGCTACGGCGTCGGCGACGCCAAGCAGCTGCGCTTCCGCTATGGCGTGCAGGTCAACTCGCTGGGCCTGACCGAGGCCCAGCCCGAGAACAACGTCCAGCGCATCGTCCTCGAGGCGCTGGCCGTCACGCTGGGCCGCAACGCCCGCGCCCGCGCCGTGCAGCTGCCGGCCTGGAACGAGGCGCTCGGCCTGCCGCGGCCCTGGGACCAACAGTGGTCGCTGCGCATCCAGCAGGTCATGGCCTACGAGACCGACCTGCTCGAGTACCCCGACATCTTCGAGGGCTCGGTCGTCATGGACGGCCTCGTCGCCGAGCTGCTGGAGGGCGCCCGTGCCGAGATGGCCGTCGTCGCCGAGCACGGCGGCGCGGTCAAGGCGGTGGACTACATGAAGTCCTCGCTCGTCGACAGCCACCGCGCGCGCATCCGGCGCATCGAGCACGGCGAGCAGATCGTCGTCGGCATGAACAAGTACACCGAGACCAATCCCTCGCCGCTCATCGACGAGGAGGGCGGGATCATGACCGTCGACCCCGAGACCGAGATCCAGCAGCGCGAGGCCGTGCAGGCCTGGCGGTCCGGCCGCGACGCCGCGGCGGTCGAGGCGGCGCTGCAGGAGCTGCGCCGCGTGGCGCAGAGCGACGAGAACATCATGCCCGCGACGATCGCGGCCGCCAAGGCGGGCGTGACGACGGGCGAGTGGGCCCAGGCGCTGCGCGACACCTTCGGCGAGTACCGCGCCCCGACCGGCGTCGGCGAGGCCGCGGCCGGGGACCGCGACGAGGACGACCTGGGCGCTCTGCGCGACGAGGTCGAGCGCCTCGGCGAGGCCATCGGCCGGCGGCCGAAGATCCTCGTGGGCAAGCCCGGCCTCGACGGCCACTCCAACGGCGCCGAGCAGATCGCCGTGCGCGCCCGCGACATCGGCTTCGACGTCGTCTACGAGGGGATCCGGCTCACGCCGACCCAGATCGCGACGTCGGCCGAGCATGAGGGCGTGCATGTCATCGGCCTGTCGATCCTCTCGGGCTCGCACCGCGAGCTGATCCCCGACGTCGTCGCCGCCCTGCAGGAGCGCGGCGTGGACGCGCCGATCGTCGTCGGGGGGATCATCCCGACCGCCGACGTCGCGGCGCTCAAGGCGGCCGGGGTCGCCGCGGTCTACACGCCGAAGGACTTCGACCTCGGCGCGATCATGCGCGACATCGTCTCCCTGGTCGCCTCCCGACACGCCGCGGCCGCGGGAGCCTAG
- a CDS encoding class I SAM-dependent methyltransferase, producing MPEPLHERARTSLRLRALDLRDRVGRRSDRLVPPRRLDFVGHSDFVDTGDEFLRHFRELGALARDERVLDVGCGIGRMARPLAGYLSPKGSYDGFDVNPEGIAWCRDRYAGRPNFRFELVDLFNRRYNPAGTLSAETFAFPYADACFDLVIATSVMTHLLESETDRYLGEIGRVLAPGGRLLATWFLLDDLSRRAIADGRAGLPFLDPEQRVAVVSDDLPEEAVAYDRGWVMEAFRRHGLELASIHPGTWRGDDDGCSFQDIVVGTKT from the coding sequence GTGCCCGAACCCCTGCACGAACGAGCGCGCACGTCCCTGCGCCTGCGCGCGCTCGACCTCCGCGACCGCGTCGGCCGCCGGTCCGACCGCCTCGTGCCGCCCCGGCGCCTGGACTTCGTGGGCCATTCGGACTTCGTGGACACCGGCGACGAGTTCCTGCGTCATTTCCGCGAGCTCGGCGCCCTGGCCCGCGACGAGCGCGTGCTCGACGTGGGCTGCGGGATCGGCCGGATGGCCCGCCCACTGGCGGGCTACCTCTCGCCGAAGGGGTCCTACGACGGCTTCGACGTCAACCCCGAGGGCATCGCGTGGTGCCGCGACCGGTATGCCGGGCGCCCGAACTTCCGCTTCGAGCTCGTCGACCTCTTCAACCGCCGCTACAACCCCGCGGGCACCCTCAGCGCCGAGACCTTCGCGTTCCCCTACGCCGACGCGTGCTTTGACCTGGTCATCGCCACGTCGGTGATGACCCACCTGCTCGAGAGCGAGACCGATCGCTACCTCGGCGAGATCGGCCGGGTGCTGGCGCCCGGCGGCCGCCTGCTGGCCACGTGGTTCCTGCTCGACGACCTGTCGCGGCGCGCGATCGCCGACGGTCGTGCGGGGCTCCCGTTCCTCGATCCCGAGCAGCGCGTCGCGGTCGTCAGCGACGACCTGCCCGAGGAGGCCGTGGCCTACGACCGCGGCTGGGTCATGGAGGCCTTCCGCCGCCACGGCCTCGAGCTGGCCTCGATCCACCCCGGCACGTGGCGCGGTGACGACGACGGGTGCAGCTTCCAGGACATCGTCGTGGGGACCAAGACATGA
- a CDS encoding MBL fold metallo-hydrolase: MSIHREIDIQFQGTPRTVCTHWIDGYVVDPGPESSVATLMAELGDEQPKAVLLTHIHLDHAGAAGALVERWPDLEVWVHRNGAPHVIDPSRLVASATRLYGDRMEELWGRIIPVAESNVRVLEDEGAAAGLRWAFTPGHASHHVSYLHEASGIAFAGDVAGVRIGDGPILPPTPPPDIDLEAWERSIALLRSWSPSAVAIAHFGTYTDVDRHLDVLGEELRRLADLARVSDDAAFQEAVHATYAGGAEEAAYQKAMPLDTLFGGLARYWKKRDTAGQT; the protein is encoded by the coding sequence ATGAGCATCCATCGCGAGATCGACATCCAGTTCCAGGGCACGCCCCGGACCGTCTGCACGCACTGGATCGACGGCTACGTCGTCGACCCGGGGCCCGAGAGCTCGGTGGCCACGCTGATGGCCGAGCTCGGCGACGAGCAGCCCAAGGCCGTGCTGCTCACCCACATCCACCTCGACCACGCCGGCGCCGCCGGGGCGCTGGTGGAGCGCTGGCCCGACCTCGAGGTCTGGGTGCACCGCAACGGCGCCCCACACGTCATCGATCCCAGCCGGCTCGTCGCCAGCGCGACGCGTCTGTACGGCGACCGCATGGAGGAGCTGTGGGGCCGGATCATCCCGGTCGCCGAGTCCAACGTGCGCGTGCTGGAGGACGAGGGCGCCGCGGCGGGGCTGCGCTGGGCGTTCACCCCCGGCCACGCCAGCCACCACGTCAGCTATCTGCACGAGGCGTCGGGCATCGCGTTCGCCGGCGACGTCGCGGGCGTCCGGATCGGCGACGGCCCGATCCTGCCGCCGACCCCGCCGCCGGACATCGACCTCGAGGCGTGGGAGCGCTCCATCGCGCTGCTGCGATCCTGGAGCCCGTCGGCGGTGGCGATCGCGCACTTCGGCACCTACACCGACGTCGACCGTCACCTGGACGTGCTCGGCGAGGAGCTGCGGCGGCTGGCCGACCTGGCCCGCGTCAGCGACGACGCCGCGTTCCAGGAGGCCGTGCACGCGACGTACGCGGGCGGCGCCGAGGAGGCCGCCTACCAGAAGGCGATGCCGTTGGACACCCTCTTCGGAGGGTTGGCCCGGTACTGGAAGAAGCGCGATACTGCCGGGCAGACATGA
- a CDS encoding ATP-dependent Clp protease adaptor ClpS — MSGQTIELPRVDGPDGALGGAWRVIVRNDDHNTFDGVARTLARYIPGITVERGFEIADRIHRTGLAIVWTGHKELAEHYWHQLRDAGLTMAPLEQA, encoded by the coding sequence ATGAGCGGCCAGACCATCGAGCTCCCACGGGTGGACGGCCCCGACGGCGCCCTCGGTGGCGCCTGGCGGGTGATCGTGCGCAACGACGACCACAACACGTTCGACGGCGTGGCGCGGACGCTGGCGCGCTACATCCCCGGCATCACCGTCGAGCGGGGCTTCGAGATCGCCGACCGGATCCACCGGACCGGGCTGGCCATCGTGTGGACCGGCCACAAGGAGCTGGCCGAGCACTACTGGCACCAGCTGCGCGACGCGGGGCTCACGATGGCCCCGCTCGAGCAGGCCTGA